The genome window GCAGTACCATCTGGGGAGGAATCGTCCACAATAAGCAGGTGTAAGTGTTGATTTTGATTTAAAACAGCATCTACCATCAATTGGATATTCTCCAACTCATTAAATGTAGGAATAATAATTAGCGTATTTTTCATAATCAGCGGCTAAAATAAACAATAAATCAACCAGCTTTGTGAACGTTTGTTAAATCATATTATTTTTACCATCTTAAATGCATATAGAACTACGACATATGGAGCTCAACGACTGGATCAGCATCACCTTATTATTTTGTGTGTTGATTCTCGCTGTTGCGAGATGGTTTTCTAAGTTTCATATTACTGATTTATTAAGCTGTTACTTTAAAGACCGATTTATTAAACTTTCTAGGAATGGAGAAGAGGGTTCTTCCGTATTAATTACAGGTAATGTGGTCGTATACACCATCAACATAGCCTTATTTATATATGTATTTTATCAAAAGGAGAAACAACTTCCGATAGAAATTAACGGCTTTTTACTAAGCTTGACATTCCTATCTGTTTTTTTTCTCACCCAACATTTTATTGGAAAGCTTATCGCAACCCTTTGCAATTTTGAGCAATTATTAATTATCGTTGATCACCACAGGAATATTTATAGAGCAATGTTTGCTTACCCCCTACTTATTATAAACTGCATTATTATTTATCTGTGCGATATGAATGAAACGGCTCTACTCACCTCCCTGATTATCATTGGATTTGTTCTTTTTGTATACCATTTGATATTAATATATACATACCGAAGCCTTCTATTCTCTGCTCATTTGTATTTTATTTTGTACCTTTGCGCGCTTGAAATCACGCCCTATCTACTTTTATATAAGTATTTTATGTTGTGAAAACTTGACTCTAATAGAAAAACATATATGAAAGTGAAAACAATTTTAGTTTCCCAACCTGAACCTAAAATGGAAAATTCACCATATCAAAATTTGGTGGACAGGACAAAAGTGAGAATCGATTTTCGTTCCTTCATACATGTTGAGGGAGCTTCGGCAAAAGAGGTACGTGAACAAAAAATTGATCTGTCTAAGTTTACTGCTATTGTTTTAACAAGCCGTAACGCGGTGGATCATTTCTTTAGAGTATCTGAAGAGATGCGCTTTAAAATTCCGGATTCTTTAAAATATTTTTGTCAAAGTGAGGCTGTTGCTTATTATTTACAGAAATATGTAGTATACCGAAAGCGTAAAATTTATGTAGGAAAAAGAACTTTTCCAGAGTTATGTCCTCTTATAAAGAAGCATAAAAGCGAGATCTTTTTAGTCCCTAGTTCTGATAAGCTAGGAGATTCTACTCCAACAGAATTGGATAAACTAGGAGTAGATTGGACGAGTGGTACTTTTTTCCGCACTGTAATCAGTGATCTATCAGATCTTGCAGATGTAAAGTATGATGTCTTAGTATTCTTTAGCCCTAGTGGGATTGAATCACTGTTTCAAAATTTCCCTGGGTTTACACAAGAGCAAACTCGCATTGCGGTGTTTGGCAATACGACTATGAAAGCCGCGACAGACAAGGGTTTGAGAGTTGATATTCAAGCACCTACTCCAGAATCTCCATCAATGACTATGGCTATAGAGAATTATATTAAGGATAAGGGTTAAGTCTTTATTCCTTTTTTGCCCTGAGCTACCTCAGCCTAGATTATAGGCCCTATTATAACAAACAAAAACGTCCTGAATTAGTTATTCAGGCCGTTTTTTTATCAGTTATAATTTTAAGGATTATAATTTTCTGGGAGGGCCACCAGCAAGAATTTCTTCTGAGGCTTGCTCTTCAAACTTTTTAAAGTTATCAATAAAGAACTGTCTCAATTTTTCGGCGGTTTCATAATAACCTTTATCATTATTCCAAGATTTACGAGGACTCAAAACTTCTGCGGGTACATTAGGGCATGTTAACGGTTGCGCTACACCAAACATAGAGTGATAGTGATAATTACCTTTGTTAGCTTCTTCTAAAGAACCATCAAGAGCCGCAGTAATCATAGCACGGGTATATTTTAATTTCATGCGATTTCCGACACCATAAGGACCACCAGTCCAGCCTGTATTTACAAGCCACACTGTAACGCCAGACTCCTTCATCTTTTTGCTCAACATATCTGCATATACAGTAGGATGTAAAGGCATAAAAGGAGCTCCAAAACAGGCTGAAAAACTAGGAACTGGCTCCGTAACACCAGCCTCAGTTCCAGCAACTTTTGCTGTATAACCACTTATAAAATGATAAGCGGCCTGACCTGGAGTCAATTTAGATATAGGAGGTAATACACCAAAAGCATCTGCTGTCAGGAAAAAGATATTCTTAGGGTTCTTACCTACAGATGGCTCCTTGATATTTTCAATATGATCAATAGGATAACTTACTCGTGTATTTTGAGTAATAGAAGTATCAGCAAAATTAACACTGTTATCTTTATTAAAAATGACATTTTCTAAAATCGCACCTGGCTTGATGGCGTTATAGATTTCTGGCTCTCCTTCTGGATCCAGGTGGATCACTTTGGCATAACAACCTCCTTCAAAATTAAAGACTTCATTATCTTCTGTCCAACCGTGCTCGTCATCTCCTATCAATTCTCTTTCTGGATCTGTAGAAAGTGTTGTTTTTCCAGTACCGCTTAATCCAAAGAAGATAGCGGTATTACCATCTTCACCTACGTTTGCACTACAGTGCATTGGTAAGGTGTTTTTATACACAGGTAAAATAAAATTGAGAGCACTAAAAACACCTTTCTTAATCTCCCCAGTATAACCTGTACCTCCAATAAGAGCGATCTTTCTAGTGAAATTAAGAATAGCAAAATTGTGCTGTCTTGTTCCATCTTGGTCTGGAACAGCCATAAAACCTGGTGCATTTATAACAGTCCATTCTGGATCAAAGCCATCGAGTTGCTCTTCCGTTGGTCTG of Nonlabens sp. Ci31 contains these proteins:
- a CDS encoding DUF4271 domain-containing protein, coding for MHIELRHMELNDWISITLLFCVLILAVARWFSKFHITDLLSCYFKDRFIKLSRNGEEGSSVLITGNVVVYTINIALFIYVFYQKEKQLPIEINGFLLSLTFLSVFFLTQHFIGKLIATLCNFEQLLIIVDHHRNIYRAMFAYPLLIINCIIIYLCDMNETALLTSLIIIGFVLFVYHLILIYTYRSLLFSAHLYFILYLCALEITPYLLLYKYFML
- the pckA gene encoding phosphoenolpyruvate carboxykinase (ATP), encoding MGSNTSTAQSIALTEWGIENSKINYQLTPEILQEKTVKDYGGKETDNGTLAVHTGEFTGRSPLDRFIVKDDVTKDSVWWGNINIPFESDKFDALLHKVTAYLDGKELFVRDAYACAHEDYSLKLRVINEYPWSNMFAYNMFIRPTEEQLDGFDPEWTVINAPGFMAVPDQDGTRQHNFAILNFTRKIALIGGTGYTGEIKKGVFSALNFILPVYKNTLPMHCSANVGEDGNTAIFFGLSGTGKTTLSTDPERELIGDDEHGWTEDNEVFNFEGGCYAKVIHLDPEGEPEIYNAIKPGAILENVIFNKDNSVNFADTSITQNTRVSYPIDHIENIKEPSVGKNPKNIFFLTADAFGVLPPISKLTPGQAAYHFISGYTAKVAGTEAGVTEPVPSFSACFGAPFMPLHPTVYADMLSKKMKESGVTVWLVNTGWTGGPYGVGNRMKLKYTRAMITAALDGSLEEANKGNYHYHSMFGVAQPLTCPNVPAEVLSPRKSWNNDKGYYETAEKLRQFFIDNFKKFEEQASEEILAGGPPRKL
- a CDS encoding uroporphyrinogen-III synthase, which gives rise to MKVKTILVSQPEPKMENSPYQNLVDRTKVRIDFRSFIHVEGASAKEVREQKIDLSKFTAIVLTSRNAVDHFFRVSEEMRFKIPDSLKYFCQSEAVAYYLQKYVVYRKRKIYVGKRTFPELCPLIKKHKSEIFLVPSSDKLGDSTPTELDKLGVDWTSGTFFRTVISDLSDLADVKYDVLVFFSPSGIESLFQNFPGFTQEQTRIAVFGNTTMKAATDKGLRVDIQAPTPESPSMTMAIENYIKDKG